The following nucleotide sequence is from Halorussus caseinilyticus.
GTAGAGGTCGGCCGTCTCCGACAGACAGGCCGCGATAGCGACTCGCTGGCGCTCGCCGCCCGAGAGGTCTGTGAGCTGTTGCTCCATGATGCGGTCGAGTTGGAGCGGTTGGGCGATTTCGGTGTTCCAGTACGACGACCCCACGCGGTCGGTGATAGAGCGCAGGAAACTGTCGGTCCGCATCGGTTGGTCGATTTCGATGTACTGGGGCTTGTACGCGATGTCGAGTTCGAAGTCGAGTTCGCCCTCGTCGGGTTCGAGTCGCCCGGCGAGCAGTTCGGCGAACGTCGATTTCCCGATACCGTTCGGGCCGACGATGCCAAGCACCTCGTTCTCGTGAATCGTGCCGCCCTCCACGTCGAGTCCGAACTCGCCCTCGCCGTAGGACTTCGTGAGGTCCGGGTAGTTCACCAGCGCGTCGGACCGACTCGCCACCCGCGGAGCGTGTTCCTCGAACTCGATGGCGTTGGGCCGGATGCGCATGTTCTCGTTCTGGAGATACCCCTTGAGGTACTCGTTGATGCCGTTCCGGACCGACTTCGGGGACGTGATGACACCGTACGCGCCGGGTTCACCGTACGCGACGTGGAGGTTGTCGGCCACCAAGTCGAGGATTGCGAGGTCGTGTTCCACGACGAGCATCGACTTGCCCTCCTCCTCGGCCATCTCCTGAATCAGGCGCGCGGCCTTGACTCGTTGGCTGATGTCGAGGTAGGGCGTAATCTCGTCCACGAAGTAGAAGTCCACGTCGCGGGCCAGACACGCCACCAGCGCGACTCGCTGGAGTTCGCCGCCCGAGAGACTGTCGATGTCTTGGTCGCGGACGTGTTCGATTTCGAGTCGTTCGAGCAAGTCGTCCAACACGCCGCGCTCGTCCACGTTCTCCAGCAGTTGCTCGGTAGAGCCGTCGAAGCGGTCGGGAATCTTGTCCACGTACTGGGGCTTGCGCGCGACGCTCACGTCGCCGTCCCGGACCGCGCCGAGGTAGTCCTGCAGTTCGGTGCCGCGGTAGGCTTCGAGTACGGCCTCCCACCCCGGCGGTTCGGCGTGTCGGCCGAGGTTCGGCGCGAGTTCGCCAGCCAGAATCCTGACCGCGGTGGTCTTCCCGATACCGTTCGGGCCGAGGATGCCCGTGACCTGCCCCTCCAGCGGGACCGGCAGGCCGTAGAGCGAGAAAGCGTTCTCGCCGTACCGGTGAACCGGGTCGTCTTCGAGTTCTTGCGGGAGGTTGATAATCTCGATAGCGTCGAACGGACACTTCTCGACGCAGATACCGCAGGTCTCGCCGAGGCAAATCTCTTCGCTGATGTGAACTTGGTCGGGGTCGCCCTCGTCGGCGTCGTCGCCGCGCAACGTGATGCACTCCTTGCCCGTCCGGTTGGGCGGACAGTAGTTCTTACACTCGTAGTTGCACCGGTCTGGTTGACATCGTTCGAGGTCCACGACTGCGATACTGTCGTCCGCCATGGTTAGAAGGTGACTCCGTTCGTCAGCAGGATAGTCCACGTGACGAACCACAGCGAGAAGGTCATGAACAGCACGTAGAGGTGGTCCTTCGTGGAGAAGTCTTCGACATCGATACCGAGTACTTGCAGGACGGGCAGCTGCACGAAGACGAACGCGGCCACGACAGCAAGTCCTAACTGGTCTTTCGCCGCCGTTCCGAGGAACGCGGACGAGACGAGCGCCGCGGCGACGCCCGCTAACGTGGCGACGGACGTTACCGTAATACCCCTGACGTGGGATGACCGTCGCTCGGATACCTGTTCGGTCGCCATACCTGTTCGTCGGGGCCGCTCCCTCAAAAACCCCAACCTTTCGTCGCGCGCCGAATCGCGGCGCAACCGGGATTCGCTCCCCGCGAGACGGCCGGTCCGGAACGTCGGACGGGAAATAGCTCCGGCCGGGTCGTGACCCAAAGGTTGTACTTTTATGCCGATGGCGTGTTTCGATTCGTAGCGATGGCAACTCAGTCCGAGTTAGAGGACATCGACGACCTGCCGCCGAGCGCGAAACTCGTTTTCAAGGTACTCGAATACAAAGGCTCGCTGACCCAGAAACAGATAGTCGAAGAGTCGATGCTCTCGGCGCGCACGGTCCGGTACGCCCTCGAACGACTGGAAGAACTGGACGTGGTGACCGAAGACGTGTACTTCGCGGACGCTCGCCAGAACCTCTACGAGATAGACGTTGCCTGCGACACCTCGGCCGACTGCGCCGACGCGCAGAAGTGCGCCGAGTAATCGCCTAAGCCCGTCTCGTTGGCGAGTCGTCGAAACGCGGATGTCTACAACCCTTTATGCCGTGGCTCCGAAGGCTTCGAAAGAACATGGGCTTCGCCGACAGATACGCCGACGTACTCACGACGTACAGCAAGGTGGTGTTGGCGCTCCTGCTCGTTTCGACCGCGGTGGTCGGATACGGCGCGGGGAGCGTCGATTCCGGCCTGACAATCGCCAGTTTCGGCAGTGACTCGACCGAAGCCCAGAAGTTAGACTACGTGGAGGCGAACTTCAGCGACGACGACGAGAACA
It contains:
- a CDS encoding ribosome biogenesis/translation initiation ATPase RLI, producing MADDSIAVVDLERCQPDRCNYECKNYCPPNRTGKECITLRGDDADEGDPDQVHISEEICLGETCGICVEKCPFDAIEIINLPQELEDDPVHRYGENAFSLYGLPVPLEGQVTGILGPNGIGKTTAVRILAGELAPNLGRHAEPPGWEAVLEAYRGTELQDYLGAVRDGDVSVARKPQYVDKIPDRFDGSTEQLLENVDERGVLDDLLERLEIEHVRDQDIDSLSGGELQRVALVACLARDVDFYFVDEITPYLDISQRVKAARLIQEMAEEEGKSMLVVEHDLAILDLVADNLHVAYGEPGAYGVITSPKSVRNGINEYLKGYLQNENMRIRPNAIEFEEHAPRVASRSDALVNYPDLTKSYGEGEFGLDVEGGTIHENEVLGIVGPNGIGKSTFAELLAGRLEPDEGELDFELDIAYKPQYIEIDQPMRTDSFLRSITDRVGSSYWNTEIAQPLQLDRIMEQQLTDLSGGERQRVAIAACLSETADLYLLDEPSAYLDVEQRVRATNAIRRFAEQQDATVMVIDHDIYMIDLLADRLMVFDGEPAVHGHASEPKGMREGMNDFLANLDITFRRDENVGRPRINKPGSQLDREQKKEGEYYYAP
- a CDS encoding helix-turn-helix transcriptional regulator, translating into MATQSELEDIDDLPPSAKLVFKVLEYKGSLTQKQIVEESMLSARTVRYALERLEELDVVTEDVYFADARQNLYEIDVACDTSADCADAQKCAE